The Procambarus clarkii isolate CNS0578487 chromosome 68, FALCON_Pclarkii_2.0, whole genome shotgun sequence genomic interval TGCATCTTATTTACTTAAGCATTAAAGTCAGAATTTAGAAGAATTGTACCTGGATGGCTCTGAGAGTTCTTATACTCCACAAGCCAGGCATGGTCAAACCAGGCTgtttggagtggcctgcaggcccacatatccatcacagcccggttggtcaggcacttcatgaagaaaactatccagttttatCTTGAAGTTTGCTTTTTCTTTCGAAAAACGATGTCATTTTCCATGGAAGTACTCTAGAAAAGTTAAGATTGAAAATATAACCATATGTGAATGTTAACCGTAGGCTAATCAACGTGGGTGACTGATTTATAGCAAGCATGTATTATGAGTGATTTTATGAATGAATGTCTTGGCTTCCGTTCAGTATAGACTTAAATATACTCTTAACGCTTTAAATCGTTAGTATGAATACTTATAGCATTATCTTTATTCTAAAAATTAAACAAACTTTATTTTCCTTCTCAGAAAGGTGTGAGTGCAGTGGTCTGCAAGATGACGGCCCGGGAGTTCCAGTGACCTTCGACATCCGTGTGATGGACTGTGATGTCGGGGAAGAGTACATGCTTCAACGCGTCCACGGCAGGAACGGCGAGCTCTGCACCTTCGCCTGCTCATCCGTCAGCTTCACAACAGAGAAGGTGTACCGAGGCCAGAAGGCATTGATGATCGCCCAACGGTGTCTTGGCAAGAAGATGGCCGGGCGCCACAACCACGTGTACCGAGGACCCATCAAGCTTGTTTGTGTTCCTATCCGTCGCAACACTCACTGGGTGCTGTGAGCTTCACCCGCCTAGGGTCACCACGCCCACTCAGGGGACCAAACACTGTAGGCTGAAGCTAGGCACTCTTGAGGTTATGGTGTCGCCATGCTTCACCAGACCCTCATCGTTGCAGCTGGTAGACCACCAGAGATGTTGAAGGCTCGGCCGTGGGGGTGCCGTAGGTAAATCTGGCATTTCTGGCTGAAACCTATACATCAGCAAGTCCCGAAGCCCGCGAGGTCTGCAATTGCATTCCTGGATAGCTTGAAGCATCAGGGCAAAGCCAGATAACGTTTTGACTAACGTCAAGACAATATCAGTCCATTAATGTTTGGGCAAAGCCAGCCCTAACCTGAAGCAAGGCCAGTACTCAAGACTTGAGTAGCCAACTTTCATCATCATCATTCAATGACCAACCCCATCGTCATTTGGAATAAATATTCCAAAAGCTTTAAATGCAGAAGCAACTCTCATCTACATAGGATACTTTATGATTACCTCACTATATGCCATTTGCTAAATATCTACTTTGGCTAGGCTCGCGTAAGTCTCAGTTCGCACATATCAGTTTCCAGCCCCTTCTTGTTTCACCACGCTGCAATTGGGGGGGTTATAAGTAACACTGAACTTTGCTGTAGTTTATAAGTAAAGTTTGTATAAACAAAAAAACCTTAAAAGTATAATGCTAAAGCTTGATTGATCATGATTGATCATCTCATTCTTAACTTTGTGTTTTGCAAATACAGTACAGGTTTTCTGAAATTCctca includes:
- the LOC123774749 gene encoding uncharacterized protein codes for the protein MCFTNMDGPRVEISGVATLCFDESGTYFQGSISAEDDTQYGICGTKSKRISQTQLVSERCECSGLQDDGPGVPVTFDIRVMDCDVGEEYMLQRVHGRNGELCTFACSSVSFTTEKVYRGQKALMIAQRCLGKKMAGRHNHVYRGPIKLVCVPIRRNTHWVL